AGGAACAGCTACTTATGATGGAATGGCGTTAGCCCAAGCCATTATTGAATATATACATCAAAATGTTCGAGCAAAAACCTTATTTTCAACGCATTATCATGAATTGACTATACTAGATCAGTCGCTTCCTGATTTAAAGAATGTTCATGTGGGTGCTATTGAAAAGAATAATGAAGTCATTTTTTTGCATAAAATAATGGAAGGTCCAGCAGATAAAAGTTATGGTATTCATGTTGCAAAAATTGCTGGTCTACCCAATGGATTGCTTGAAAGAGCTACGGTTGTTCTGTCTTCATTGGAATCTGAAAACAATCTTACTAAGCTGGATACTAGTATTCCTATAGTTGAAACATCGAAACATATTATTCAAGAAGAAAATGGACAGGTATCTTTATTTGAAGAACTATCTCCAAATGTTTCAAGTATTATAGATACATTAAAAAGGATAAATTTATTAGAAATGACACCAATGGATGCCTTAAATACATTGCATGATTTACAAAAGAAAGTTTAAAAATTATCCCTAAAAGGAGGATAAAAATGGGAAAAATTCAGGAATTATCTGAACAATTGGCAAATCAAATTGCTGCTGGTGAGGTAGTTGAACGCCCTGCCTCCGTGGTGAAAGAGTTAATGGAAAATGCTATTGATGCTGGCGGTACACAAATTGATATTTTGATTGAAGAAGCTGGATTAAAAAAGATTCAAGTCGTTGATAATGGCGAGGGAATTGCTAAGGACGATGTACCTAATGCATTTAAGCGTCATGCTACTAGTAAGATTCATACAAGAGATGATTTATTTCGAATTCGCAGTCTTGGATTTCGAGGAGAAGCTTTGCCAAGTATTTCTTCGGTTTCTGAAGTTACTCTTGAGACGGCTGTATCCAATGAGACAGAGGGAAGTTTTATTTATTTAAAAGGTGGTAAGATAATGGAACATCGTTCCTCAACTTTAAGAAAAGGAACAAAAATTGTTGTTTCAAATCTATTTTTCAATACTCCTGCACGTTTGAAATACGTAAAAACAATACAAACAGAACTAGCAAGCATTGGAGATATTGTAAATCGTTTAGCATTGAGCCATCCAAGTATTGCTTTTAGCCTCACTCATGATGGAAATAAGATGATGCACACCACTGGTAAAGGTGAGTTGAAACAAACCATTGCAGGTATTTATGGGGTAAGCATAGCGAAAAAGATGATTACTATTCAAGCAAAAGACTTAGATTTTTCGTTAACAGGTTATATTTCTTTGCCAGAAGTTACTAGGGCAAGTCGTAATTATCTATCGATTATAGTTAATGGTCGTTATATTAAAAATTTTATTCTAAGTAAAGCAATTCTTGAAGGATACGGTTCTAAGCTAATGGTTGGTAGATATCCAATTGCTATTTTGGAAATTAGCATAGATCCCTTATTGATTGATGTCAATGTGCATCCAACCAAGCAAGAAGTGCGATTAAGTAAAGAAAAAGAATTGGTACAACTGGTTCATCAAGCAATTCATGAAGCTTTAAGTCAAGAACAACTTATTCCAAATGCAGTTGAAAATCTTACATTTAAAAAGAAAATTGAAAAACCAGATAAAGTTGAACAACTAAATTTGTCATCTTTTGAAAAAGAACAAGCAAAAAATTCCTCACTTCCTAGCTCCAAAAAATCAGACATAATTCATTACAACAAAGAAACTGGCAATTTCTATGTAGGTGAAAAACCAGGTACCTATCCAACAGGAACGTTTAAAGAAAAGATTGAACAAGCAAAAAAAATAACAGCCAAACCATCTGGTGAAAATAATGAAGGCAAAAATATAGCAAATTTATTAAAGAATGAAATTCCTTTAACGAATAAAATTAAATCTAGCCACTTAACATTATCAGGGAATAATGAGGATAAAAAAGAAGAACTACAATCAAATGAGACAAAGAATGAATTTGCCCTATTATCAAAAAATCAAGATTTACAAAAGACTGAAACCATTTCAACAAATGAATTATTTGCAGATGAGACAATGACAATTACTGTTGACGAATCAATGGATGAAAATTATTTTTCTGAGAAACATGCCACCCATTTAGGAAATATAAATAATAAAAACTCGATAAAGACCATACATACTGAACAAGAAACAACAGAAACATTGAATCAAAAGAATCGGTTTCCAGATTTAGAATATTTTGGTCAAATGCATGGAACCTATCTTTTTGCTCAAGGTTCCGATGGGTTGTACATTCTTGATCAACATGCGGCTCAGGAACGAATTAACTATGAATATTTTCGCGAAAAAATCGGTGAAGTAACAGATGATTTACAAGAACTATTAGTTCCATTAATTATTGACTATCCAAATACGGATGTCTTAAAAATTAAAGAAAAGAAAGACAAATTAAAGGATGTCGGCATTTATCTAGAAGATTTTGATCAGAATAGCTTTATTGTTCGTTCCCATCCAACTTGGTATCCATCTGGAGAAGAAGAAAGTATTATTCGTGAGATGATTGATATTCTTTTGACGACCGGTAACATCAGTGTAAAAAAATTTCGTGAAGAAACAGCTATCATGATGAGTTGCAAGCAAGCAATAAAGGCAAATCATTTTTTAAATGAAAAACAAGCACGTAGTTTATTAGAAAAACTTGCTACCTGTGAAAATCCATTTAATTGTCCACATGGACGTCCTGTTTTAGTCCATTTTACAAATTCAGATATGGAAAAGATGTTCAAACGAATTCAAGATCCACATTAATTTAGCTAACTAATAATGAATAGACGAACAAATCATAAATTTAATTTAAGAATAATGAATATTCAAAGTTTTGTTAATCTACAGATTTTTGTGTGTCACTCTAGCTTTAATGAGTTAGCTATTTAGTAATAATGCATCTATAAAGGAAATAAAGGCGAATCACTCGAATTATCTCGTTATACTCGTTATGATATGGATAAGGAGGGATAACTATGAAAAATGATAAAAATAGGGATGATTTAAAGAATAAACTTGATCCAATGAGTTACTCAGTCACACAAGAAAATGGTACTGAACCACCATTTACTGGTCAATATGATAATTTTTATGATGATGGTATTTATGTAGATATTGTAAATGGTGAACCACTTTTTAGTTCATTAGATAAATATGATGCTGGTTGTGGTTGGCCATCATTTACAAAACCGATTGAAAGAAAAGATATTACAGAAAAGACAGACCGCTCATTAGGCATACATCGTGTAGAAGTGCGTAGTAAGGAAGCTGATTCTCATTTAGGTCATGTATTTACAGATGGTCCAGTTGATCAGGGCGGCTTACGCTATTGCATAAATTCAGCGGCATTACGATTTGTACCTGTAAAAGACCTAGAAAAAGAAGGCTATGGTGAATATCTCTCATTATTTAAGTAAAGGCACAAAACATTTAATTTTTTACTCGTTAATCCATTGAATGATAAAATAATTAGCCAAAGTAATTTTTAATTAAAAATTATTTTGGTTTTTTGATTAAACAGTGATATTTGTTTTAGTTTTATGCTATTTAGTATAAAAATGCTAGGAATATTTATTGTCTAATTAAGAAATATAAATTCAAATTCTTGTTAGACTAGCAAACAAAAATCTATTTAATATGACTAGCTTAATATAAAGAAAATAAAATTAGAAAATACTAAGACAAATAAAGCTCCAATCTTGCGCATATTAATTCATTCTGTTTATATCAATAAGGCATGGCAGTCATCAGTGATATAATAAGTTTTATAAGATATCGATTAGTGTTCAATAGAATACATAATAAGAAGAATTAACTAAAATTATTGTTTTCTTCTTTATTTGTTTGTTTTATCAAAAAATGCAACTATTGACTACGATGAATGTATGCTAAAATAGAAACATATGTACGTATATTATTAGAAGGGTGAAAATAAATTTATGTTTGAATATATTATTGGTACCATTACTTTTATCAATCCTTATTATCTTGTTATAGAAACCAATGGCATTGGGTACCAAATCCTAGTGAGCAATCCTTATCATTATTCTGGAAAATTAGAAAAAAAGGTAAAAATTTATTTGCATCAGGTAATTCGAGAAGATGCACAATTGCTCTATGGATTTAGGGAAATGGAAGAGAAACAACTTTTTTTAAAGCTAATTGGCGTATCAGGTATTGGGCCCAAAAGTGCTTTAGCAATTTTGGCTTTGGAAGATCACGGGGGGTTAATCAATGCTATTGCAGATGAAAATGCAAGTTATTTAACAAAATTTCCTGGTGTGGGTAAAAAAACAGCACAACAAATGGTTTTAGATTTAAAAGGAAAATTAGATGAATTAGAAATGACACCAACAGCTGTAAAGGCAATGACAAATCAGCCAAAAGTTAAAACAAACCAAGCATTAAATGAAGCATTAGAAGCTTTGTGTGCCTTAGGATATAATGATAGAGAAATCAAACGAATTACGCCTGACTTGAAAAGTATGGATTCACAATCAACGGATCAATATTTAAGTCAAGCATTAAAGTTAATTATGAAATAATTTATGAAATTACTTTTTTAACAGATGAAGAAAGAATAGAAATTTATAATAAAAGTAAATTTTTTAAAAATAACTAGGTGAAAAGTCTGTATTTAATAGAGAAAGGGGGAATAATAAATGTCAGAAGAAGAACGATTAATGACAGCTAAAAGTAACCAACAAGATGAAATACTCGAAAAATCCCTTAGGCCTAAATTTCTAACTCAATATATTGGACAGGAAAAAGTCAAACAAGAATTAACAATTTATATTAAAGCAGCTTGTAATCGAAAAGAAGTATTAGATCATACTTTACTTTATGGACCACCTGGGTTAGGCAAAACTACTCTAGCAATGGTAACTGCCAATGAAATGGATGTAGGAATGCGAACCACAAGTGGTCCAGCGATTGAACGTCCTGGCGACCTTGTTGCTATTTTAAATGAATTGACTCCTGGTGATGTCTTGTTTATTGATGAAATTCATCGATTACCAAGAACGGTAGAAGAGATGCTTTACTCTGCGATGGAAGATTTTTATGTGGATATTATGGTTGGTCAAGGTACTACAGCTCATCCAGTACATTTTTCTTTACCACCATTTACACTTATTGGTGCAACGACACGAGCGGGCATGCTTTCTGCACCTTTACGTGATCGTTTTGGCATTATTTCTCACATGGAGTATTATACTGTGGAAGACTTGAAAGAAATTGTTATACGATCTTCAGATATTTTTCAAACAGAAATCATGGATGAAGGTGCTTGTGAAATTGCTCGTCGTTCTAGAGGAACACCTAGAATTGCGAATCGGTTATTAAAAAGAGTTAGAGATTTTGCACAAGTTCAATCAAATGGAGTAGTGACAAAAGATATCGCCGATAAAGCTCTCACTCTTTTACAGGTAGATCATCAAGGATTAGATTATATAGATCAAAAACTTTTAAAAACAATGATTGAATTATATGGAGGAGGACCAGTTGGACTAAGCACGATTTCCGTAAATATTGGTGAGGAAACTGAGACAGTTGAAGATATGTATGAACCTTTTTTAATTCAAAAAGGATTTATTAAGCGAACGCCAAGAGGAAGGATTGCTACGACACTTGCTTATGAACACCTTGGTTACCATACATACAATCAAAAAGAGTAAAATTCATTATTAGAAAACTCGAGGATGTAGAAAGTAATAAAATTTAATCAGTAAAACGAAATGAATTAAAATCTTTATTTCCTATTTAGTTTGTTTTATAAAATCTACTTCACGATTTTTTAAGAAATAAGGATGTTCTATTCAGTCGAGTATAGAATATTTTCAAGTTGTTTGACAAAAGAATTTTTAATAGTTATTCATCGTTAATTGATAGACTTCTTAAGTTTACTGTTAATTTTAGACTAGCCATTTAAAAAGAAAGTAAAAAAAAGTATAATAAAAGAGATTGTAAATAAATTAAAAGGGAATGTGAACCATGGACGATCGGTTAACTAAAGAATTAAAAGAACGTTACGGCATTGTTTTCCATGATGTCAATTTATTAGAACAGGCATTTACCCATTCTTCCTATGTCAATGAACACCGTTATTTAAAATTATCAGATAATGAACGCATAGAATTTTTAGGTGATGCTGTATTAGAATTAATTATTTCTCAGTATCTTTATCAAAAATATCAAAATTTACCAGAAGGTAAATTAACAAAAATGCGAGCAGCAATTGTTCGGGAAGATAGTTTAGCCAAATTTGCAAAGGAATGTCAATTTGATCAATATATTCTATTGGGCAATGGTGAAGAAAATTCTGGTGGACGTGAGCGTTCTGCATTGCTTTGTGATTTGTTTGAAGCTTTTTTAGGAGCTTTATATTTAGATCAGGGAATCGAAACTGTAAAATATTTTATTTCAGAGATTATTTTTCCAAAAATTGAAGAAGGAAATTTTTCTCATGAAGTTGATCATAAGACACACTTACAAGAAGTTCTTCAGCATAAGGGAGATGTCAATATTGATTATAGATTGGTAGATGAAAAAGGGCCTGCCCATGACCGTATTTTTTATACAGAGATTTATGCAGATGAAAAATTGATTGGTAGAGGCCATGGAAGATCTAAAAAATTGGCAGAGCAAGATGCAGCAGAGCGTGCATTAAAAGAAATTCTTCAATGAGCTGGAAGGAGCAAAGGTATTCGTGTATTTAAAACGAATTGAAATTGCAGGGTTTAAATCCTTTGCAGATCGAACGATTATTGATTTTGAAAATGGTGTTACTGCTGTTGTTGGACCAAATGGGAGTGGAAAAAGTAATATAACTGAAGCCATTCGTTGGGTGCTTGGCGAACAATCAGCTAAGAGTTTACGTGGTGGTAAGATGCCAGATATTATTTTTGCAGGTACACAGGAAAGAAAGCCATTAAATATTGCTGAGGTAATGATTGTTTTAGATAACACGGATTATTACTTACCTCTTGATTTTAGTGAAATTAGCATTATGCGTCGCTATCGTCGAACAGGTGAGAGCGAATTTTTCATTAATAAACAGGCTTGTCGGCTTAAAGATATTCAAGACCTATTTATGGATTCTGGTTTAGGTAAGGAATCTTTCTCTATTATTTCACAAGGTAAAGTTGAAGCTATTTTTAATAGTAAGCCAGAAGATCGACGTGGAATTTTTGAAGAAGCTGCCGGAGTATTAAAATATAAGCAGCGTAAGAAAAAAGCTGAACAAAAACTGTTTGAGACAGAAGATAATTTGGATCGAATCAAAGATATTATTCACGAATTGGCAGAACAGTTAGTGCCATTAGAAACTCAAAGTAAAACAGCAGAAAAATTTTTAATAATCAAAAAAGAGCTGACTACCGTTGATGTGGGTTTAACTGTGGTAGAAATCGAGGATACAAAAAACTTATGGGAAACGAAAAAAGAAGAATTTCATCAGTTAGAAGAACAACTAAAAATTGTTGATCAACAAATTCATAAATTAGAGGACTATCTACAACATACTCGTACCAAACGTACAGCTTTGGATAAACAAATTGAAATACAACAGCAACAACTCCTTCAAATTATCGAGTCATTAAAGCAAACTGAAGGACAAAAAAATGTTTTGAGCGAACGTTCAAAGCATACATTGCAAACAGCAAGTGAATATGAGCAATCATTAAATGAGCTGACAAAAGAAATAGCAAATTATCAAGAAGAATTAACACATATACAATCAAAAATTTCTTTAAATGAGCAGCAGCAAAAAGAATTAAAAAAAGAAAATCAAACAGCTCAAGCTAATGTAGCAAAGTATAGCAAATCTTCTAAAGAGTTAATGGAAGAATTAAGAAGTCAATATGTAGAAATGATGCAAGATCAAGCTAATGTTTCAAATGATTTAAAATATTTGGAACGTCAATATCAACAAGAGACGACCAAAAACAAACAATCGATTCAAAAACACGAATCGTTGGTGAATGAGTTATCGCAAGCTTTGATTAAAAAAGAAGAATTAGCAGCAAATAATCAAGCAATTGAAAAAGTATTAAAAGAGCAGATAACAAGGTATGAAGAAACTAAGCAACAACTTGAACTAAAACAACAAGCATTAACAGACAAGCAAAAAAAAATGTACCAAATGATGAATCAAACCCAACAAGTTAAAGCAAGACAGAAAAGTTTACAGGAAATTCAAGAAAATTATACAGGCTTTTATCAAGGGATACGAATTATATTAAAGAATAGGCAGCAATTATCAGGAATTATTGGTGTAGTTGCTGAATTAATAAAAGTACCTGAAAAATATACAATAGCCATTGAAACAGCACTTGGCAGTGCTGCTCAGCATATTGTTGTGGAATCTGAAAAAGATGGACGAACAGCAATCAATTTTTTAAAACAACAACATGGTGGACGGGCAACATTTCTACCAATAACAACAATTAAAGCACGTCAGTTATCTACATCTGTCTATACTAAAATACAAAAACAAACAGGTTTCATCGGTATTGCAAGTGAATTAGTTCAGTATGAAGAAAAAGTTGCAGCTATCATAAAAAATTTATTAGGAACAACATTATTTGCGGATTCTTTGGAAAATGCCAATCAATTAGCAAAATTAATTAGTTATCAATACCGTATTGTTTCATTAGAAGGGGATATAATGAATCCAGGTGGTTCAATGACAGGTGGAGCAAACAAACGTGGTAGCCAGGGAAGCCTTTTCAACCAATCACATGAATTACAGTTACTCAATGAACAAGTCATTGAATTAGAAACCAAGCAAAGACAGACAGAAAAAGAAGTTCAGCAATTGATAAATGAAGAACAACAATTAAGGGAAAATTTAGAACAGTTGCGATTAAAAATGGAAGAAGATCGACTCAAACAACAAGAATCAATGAGTCAGCTGTCTAATGTTCAATTGTTAATTGAGCGTTTGACAAAAGAAAAGCGATTATTTGAATTTGAATCTCATGAAATTCATCAATTTTTATCGGACTATCAATTACAAAAAGAAGAATTGCTTAAAAAACAGGTATTTTTATTAGAAGAAAAAGAACGTCTTGATTTAGAGATGAATCAAATAGAACAAGAAGCAAGCCAGATGGAAGTATATAAAAACAAAGCACAAGAAATATTCAATCAAATTCAATCAAAACAGGCAGTGATGAATGAACAATTTGCTTATTTACTTCAGCAAAAAAATGAAAAACAAAGTCAATTGACCGGTATTGTTGAAAAGAAAGCTAGTTTGACACATCAATTGCAACAATTGAACGATCATTCGGTGGATCACCAAACTACAGAGAAAGACCTAGCTATGCAGTTAGATCAATTATCTGATGAAAGAGAAAAAATACAAACTTTAATTTATGAAGAAAAACAAACACAGCAACAATTACAAAAAGAAATAAATCAAACAGAAGCTAATTTGGCAGATAAAAATAAACAGCAACAACAATTACTTTCTAGACAGACACAAATAGAAATACAAAAGGACCGTACGGAAGTCAGATTGGATCACTCACTTCAATATTTACAAGAAGAATATAATTTAACATTTGATTATGCCCAAAGTAATTATGAGCCAATCAAAGAAAAGGATACAGCAAGGAACCAAGTCGAAGAATTAAAGCAAGCCATTAAACGATTAGGTCCTATCAATTTAGAATCTATTGATCAATATCATCAGGTCAATGAAAGATATCAATTTCTAATTACACAACGAGATGATTTATTGAGTGCTAAGGATCAATTATTTGGAACAATGGATGAGATGGATCAGGAAGTCAAAGAACGATTTAGCGAAACTTTTAAGGCAATTCGTATGCAATTTCAATCTGTTTTTCCTAATATGTTTGGTGGTGGACAAGCTGAACTTATTCTAACGGATCCCAATGATTTGTTAAATACAGGAATTGAGATTGAAGCACAACCGCCAGGTAAAAAATTACAGGGATTGAGCTTATTATCTGGTGGAGAACGCGCATTAACAGCAATTGCTTTGTTATTCTCCATTATTCACGTTCGGCCGGTACCTTTTTGTGTGCTTGATGAAGTTGAAGCTGCTCTTGATGAAGCAAATGTAGCTCGTTTTGGTAGATATTTATCGACATTCGAAGATGAAATGCAATTTATTGTTGTCACACATAGAAAAGGTACCATGGAAGCTGCAGATGTTTTGTATGGTGTTACTATGCAAGAATCAGGCGTTTCCAATCTTGTTTCTGTTCGCTTGGAAACTATAAAAGAAGATGAAAAAATTGTAAAAAATGTATAGTAATAGGAGGAAGATAGTTGATCAAATTAATAGCTATCGATCTAGATGGTACTTTGTTAAATGACAAAAAAAAGATTTCAATAAAGAATAAAGAAACCATTGCTAGGGCCAAAGCTTTAGGCATTAAAATCGTTATTTGTACTGGACGTCCTTTAAAAGCAATGGAACATTATTTAGAGGAATTAAATTTATTAGAAGAAACAGATTATTGCATAACATTTAATGGAGGATTAGTACAAAAAACGAGTAATGGAGAAATCATTAAGAAGGCTTTGTTACCACTTAAGGCGATTAACGAAGTCTATCTACTAGCTATTTCTTTAAATCTACCTTTCGATGTTCTGTCTGATCATGAAGTATTACAATTGCCATCTTCACCAGAGCACCCATCTATTTATAATAAACTAAACAATACATTAACATTTACTCCAGCTGTTTTAAACGAGCTGACAAATGATCGGATTTACAATAAAATAGTCATGGCAACAGCTGCTGATTATTTAGATAGGCAAATAAAGCAAATTCCACATGAGTATTATGATCACTTTGAAATTATTAAGACAAGAAAGAATTTATTGGAATTTATGCCTAAGGGAATTACAAAGGCTTATGGACTGTCTCTTTTAGCAGATGAGTTAATGATTAAATCAGAAGAAATTATGGCAATTGGTGATGAAGAAAACGATCTACCAATGATTCATTATGCAGGAATTGGTGTTGCAATGGAGAATGCTGTTTCTAAAGTTAGAAGTGCAGCCGATATTATTACCACTACCAATGAAAAAGACGGAGTAGCCTCTGCAATTGAAAACTATGCATTTTCAACATTACAAGGCGTGAAGGGAGGAATTTAAATGGGATTTTTTGATAAAATAAAAAAAGCATTTACTGCTGAAAAAAGAGAAGAAAAAGAAAAATCAAAAGAATTAAATGAAACATCAAAAAATGAAAAAACAAATGAAGCTACTGAAAAACAAGAAATAGAACAAGCAAGAGAACATAATCTTTCCGAGTTAACATCTGAACAAAAAGAAATTCAAGAAAAGGCAAAAACAGAGCAACAAGAAAAAATAACTATTCAATCGGTGGATCAATCAACTAAAATTGAGAATGAACAAATTACTAGAAATACTCCAAATTTAAATGTACGGCCTGAAGTAAAAAATACAAGTTCATTAGAACAAACAAGTAAATCAGAGGAACAAACTGAAGAAAAGATAGAACAAAATCAGGAAGATAAAGAAGAAATACTTACAACAATTGCACAACCAGAGACTGAGGCAAGTATTGAAACAAAGACACAAAAAAAGTATGAAAAAGGTCTAACTAAAACACGAAAAACTTTTTCTCAAAGATTAAATGAGTTATTTGCTAATTTTAGAAGTGTTGATGAAGATTTTTTTGAAGAGTTAGAAGAAACATTAATTGGTGCTGATGTTGGGTTTGAAACTTCTTTAAAAATCACAGATTCTTTAAGACAAGAAGTAAAACTAAGAAATGTGAAAAAGCCAGCTGAGGTTCAGAATACAATTATTGAAAAAATGGTCGATTTGTAT
The genomic region above belongs to Melissococcus plutonius ATCC 35311 and contains:
- the mutL gene encoding DNA mismatch repair endonuclease MutL, whose translation is MGKIQELSEQLANQIAAGEVVERPASVVKELMENAIDAGGTQIDILIEEAGLKKIQVVDNGEGIAKDDVPNAFKRHATSKIHTRDDLFRIRSLGFRGEALPSISSVSEVTLETAVSNETEGSFIYLKGGKIMEHRSSTLRKGTKIVVSNLFFNTPARLKYVKTIQTELASIGDIVNRLALSHPSIAFSLTHDGNKMMHTTGKGELKQTIAGIYGVSIAKKMITIQAKDLDFSLTGYISLPEVTRASRNYLSIIVNGRYIKNFILSKAILEGYGSKLMVGRYPIAILEISIDPLLIDVNVHPTKQEVRLSKEKELVQLVHQAIHEALSQEQLIPNAVENLTFKKKIEKPDKVEQLNLSSFEKEQAKNSSLPSSKKSDIIHYNKETGNFYVGEKPGTYPTGTFKEKIEQAKKITAKPSGENNEGKNIANLLKNEIPLTNKIKSSHLTLSGNNEDKKEELQSNETKNEFALLSKNQDLQKTETISTNELFADETMTITVDESMDENYFSEKHATHLGNINNKNSIKTIHTEQETTETLNQKNRFPDLEYFGQMHGTYLFAQGSDGLYILDQHAAQERINYEYFREKIGEVTDDLQELLVPLIIDYPNTDVLKIKEKKDKLKDVGIYLEDFDQNSFIVRSHPTWYPSGEEESIIREMIDILLTTGNISVKKFREETAIMMSCKQAIKANHFLNEKQARSLLEKLATCENPFNCPHGRPVLVHFTNSDMEKMFKRIQDPH
- the smc gene encoding chromosome segregation protein SMC — translated: MYLKRIEIAGFKSFADRTIIDFENGVTAVVGPNGSGKSNITEAIRWVLGEQSAKSLRGGKMPDIIFAGTQERKPLNIAEVMIVLDNTDYYLPLDFSEISIMRRYRRTGESEFFINKQACRLKDIQDLFMDSGLGKESFSIISQGKVEAIFNSKPEDRRGIFEEAAGVLKYKQRKKKAEQKLFETEDNLDRIKDIIHELAEQLVPLETQSKTAEKFLIIKKELTTVDVGLTVVEIEDTKNLWETKKEEFHQLEEQLKIVDQQIHKLEDYLQHTRTKRTALDKQIEIQQQQLLQIIESLKQTEGQKNVLSERSKHTLQTASEYEQSLNELTKEIANYQEELTHIQSKISLNEQQQKELKKENQTAQANVAKYSKSSKELMEELRSQYVEMMQDQANVSNDLKYLERQYQQETTKNKQSIQKHESLVNELSQALIKKEELAANNQAIEKVLKEQITRYEETKQQLELKQQALTDKQKKMYQMMNQTQQVKARQKSLQEIQENYTGFYQGIRIILKNRQQLSGIIGVVAELIKVPEKYTIAIETALGSAAQHIVVESEKDGRTAINFLKQQHGGRATFLPITTIKARQLSTSVYTKIQKQTGFIGIASELVQYEEKVAAIIKNLLGTTLFADSLENANQLAKLISYQYRIVSLEGDIMNPGGSMTGGANKRGSQGSLFNQSHELQLLNEQVIELETKQRQTEKEVQQLINEEQQLRENLEQLRLKMEEDRLKQQESMSQLSNVQLLIERLTKEKRLFEFESHEIHQFLSDYQLQKEELLKKQVFLLEEKERLDLEMNQIEQEASQMEVYKNKAQEIFNQIQSKQAVMNEQFAYLLQQKNEKQSQLTGIVEKKASLTHQLQQLNDHSVDHQTTEKDLAMQLDQLSDEREKIQTLIYEEKQTQQQLQKEINQTEANLADKNKQQQQLLSRQTQIEIQKDRTEVRLDHSLQYLQEEYNLTFDYAQSNYEPIKEKDTARNQVEELKQAIKRLGPINLESIDQYHQVNERYQFLITQRDDLLSAKDQLFGTMDEMDQEVKERFSETFKAIRMQFQSVFPNMFGGGQAELILTDPNDLLNTGIEIEAQPPGKKLQGLSLLSGGERALTAIALLFSIIHVRPVPFCVLDEVEAALDEANVARFGRYLSTFEDEMQFIVVTHRKGTMEAADVLYGVTMQESGVSNLVSVRLETIKEDEKIVKNV
- the ruvB gene encoding Holliday junction branch migration DNA helicase RuvB, translating into MSEEERLMTAKSNQQDEILEKSLRPKFLTQYIGQEKVKQELTIYIKAACNRKEVLDHTLLYGPPGLGKTTLAMVTANEMDVGMRTTSGPAIERPGDLVAILNELTPGDVLFIDEIHRLPRTVEEMLYSAMEDFYVDIMVGQGTTAHPVHFSLPPFTLIGATTRAGMLSAPLRDRFGIISHMEYYTVEDLKEIVIRSSDIFQTEIMDEGACEIARRSRGTPRIANRLLKRVRDFAQVQSNGVVTKDIADKALTLLQVDHQGLDYIDQKLLKTMIELYGGGPVGLSTISVNIGEETETVEDMYEPFLIQKGFIKRTPRGRIATTLAYEHLGYHTYNQKE
- a CDS encoding Cof-type HAD-IIB family hydrolase; translated protein: MIKLIAIDLDGTLLNDKKKISIKNKETIARAKALGIKIVICTGRPLKAMEHYLEELNLLEETDYCITFNGGLVQKTSNGEIIKKALLPLKAINEVYLLAISLNLPFDVLSDHEVLQLPSSPEHPSIYNKLNNTLTFTPAVLNELTNDRIYNKIVMATAADYLDRQIKQIPHEYYDHFEIIKTRKNLLEFMPKGITKAYGLSLLADELMIKSEEIMAIGDEENDLPMIHYAGIGVAMENAVSKVRSAADIITTTNEKDGVASAIENYAFSTLQGVKGGI
- the msrB gene encoding peptide-methionine (R)-S-oxide reductase MsrB is translated as MKNDKNRDDLKNKLDPMSYSVTQENGTEPPFTGQYDNFYDDGIYVDIVNGEPLFSSLDKYDAGCGWPSFTKPIERKDITEKTDRSLGIHRVEVRSKEADSHLGHVFTDGPVDQGGLRYCINSAALRFVPVKDLEKEGYGEYLSLFK
- the ftsY gene encoding signal recognition particle-docking protein FtsY, which produces MGFFDKIKKAFTAEKREEKEKSKELNETSKNEKTNEATEKQEIEQAREHNLSELTSEQKEIQEKAKTEQQEKITIQSVDQSTKIENEQITRNTPNLNVRPEVKNTSSLEQTSKSEEQTEEKIEQNQEDKEEILTTIAQPETEASIETKTQKKYEKGLTKTRKTFSQRLNELFANFRSVDEDFFEELEETLIGADVGFETSLKITDSLRQEVKLRNVKKPAEVQNTIIEKMVDLYEEEGINEDNSLNIQTDQLTVMLFVGVNGVGKTTSIGKLAYSYKQQGKKVVMAAADTFRAGAIDQLIVWGERANVKVIHGKAGGDPAAVVYDSIKYAKEEQADILLIDTAGRLQNKVNLMNELEKIKRVIQREIPEAPHEVLLVIDATTGQNAMSQVKQFKETTDVTGLILTKLDGTAKGGIIIAIRNELHLPVKLVGLGEGINDLEPFSTNDFAIGLFKGLLKEED
- the rnc gene encoding ribonuclease III, which produces MDDRLTKELKERYGIVFHDVNLLEQAFTHSSYVNEHRYLKLSDNERIEFLGDAVLELIISQYLYQKYQNLPEGKLTKMRAAIVREDSLAKFAKECQFDQYILLGNGEENSGGRERSALLCDLFEAFLGALYLDQGIETVKYFISEIIFPKIEEGNFSHEVDHKTHLQEVLQHKGDVNIDYRLVDEKGPAHDRIFYTEIYADEKLIGRGHGRSKKLAEQDAAERALKEILQ
- the ruvA gene encoding Holliday junction branch migration protein RuvA, which encodes MFEYIIGTITFINPYYLVIETNGIGYQILVSNPYHYSGKLEKKVKIYLHQVIREDAQLLYGFREMEEKQLFLKLIGVSGIGPKSALAILALEDHGGLINAIADENASYLTKFPGVGKKTAQQMVLDLKGKLDELEMTPTAVKAMTNQPKVKTNQALNEALEALCALGYNDREIKRITPDLKSMDSQSTDQYLSQALKLIMK